One window from the genome of Diospyros lotus cultivar Yz01 chromosome 11, ASM1463336v1, whole genome shotgun sequence encodes:
- the LOC127813162 gene encoding anthocyanin synthase-like has protein sequence MMSTVAAPSSRVESLASSGIQAIPREYVRPKEELASIGNVFEEEKKEGPQVPTIDLKDLEAEDEKARQRCHHALKKASMEWGVMHLVNHGISDELINRVKAAGEAFFNLPVEEKEKYANDNDSSYTGKIQGYGSKLAKNASGKLEWEDYFFHLAFPEEQRDMSIWPTTPADYIPATSEYARQLRGLATKVLSVLSLGLGLEEGRLEEEVGGMEELLLQMKINYYPKCPQPELALGVEAHTDVSALTFILHNMVPGLQLFYDDKWVTAKCVPNSIIMHIGDTIEILSNGKYKSILHRGLVNKEKVRISWAVFCEPPKEKIILKPLPETVTEDQPPLFEPRTFSQHIQYKLFKKTKQLASN, from the exons ATGATGAGCACCGTGGCTGCTCCTTCCTCAAGAGTTGAAAGCTTGGCCAGCAGCGGGATTCAAGCAATCCCAAGAGAGTACGTGAGGCCAAAAGAGGAGCTGGCAAGTATCGGCAACGTGTtcgaggaggagaagaaagaggGGCCTCAGGTACCGACCATTGACCTCAAAGACCTTGAGGCGGAGGATGAGAAGGCGAGGCAGAGGTGCCACCATGCCTTGAAGAAAGCCTCTATGGAGTGGGGGGTGATGCATCTGGTTAACCATGGCATTTCCGACGAGCTCATCAACCGTGTCAAGGCTGCCGGCGAGGCCTTCTTCAACCTGCCGgtggaggagaaggagaagtATGCTAATGACAACGACTCCAGCTACACCGGCAAGATTCAGGGCTACGGAAGCAAGCTGGCTAAAAATGCCAGCGGCAAGCTTGAATGGGAGGACTATTTCTTCCACCTTGCTTTTCCCGAAGAACAGCGTGACATGTCCATTTGGCCCACCACGCCAGCTGATTACAT CCCAGCAACAAGCGAGTATGCAAGGCAACTAAGAGGTTTGGCAACCAAGGTCCTTTCCGTGCTTTCACTTGGGTTAGGACTGGAAGAAGGGAGGCTGGAGGAAGAAGTTGGCGGCATGGAGGAGCTTCTCCTTCAGATGAAAATCAACTACTACCCAAAATGCCCTCAGCCAGAGCTTGCTCTTGGCGTTGAAGCCCACACTGATGTGAGTGCACTCACCTTCATTCTCCACAACATGGTCCCGGGCCTCCAGCTCTTCTACGATGACAAGTGGGTCACCGCCAAATGCGTGCCCAACTCCATCATCATGCACATCGGAGACACCATTGAGATCCTCAGCAATGGCAAGTACAAGAGCATTCTTCACAGGGGCCTGGTCAACAAGGAGAAGGTTAGGATCTCCTGGGCTGTTTTCTGTGAGCCGCCCAAGGAGAAGATCATCCTCAAGCCGCTGCCGGAGACCGTCACTGAGGATCAGCCCCCGCTCTTCGAGCCTCGCACCTTCTCTCAGCATATTCAGTACAAGCTCTTCAAGAAGACCAAGCAACTTGCCTCCAATTAA